A genomic region of Glycine max cultivar Williams 82 chromosome 15, Glycine_max_v4.0, whole genome shotgun sequence contains the following coding sequences:
- the LOC100796278 gene encoding uncharacterized protein isoform X2: protein MNGKHKTGSRRKNVPFPANTSTTRCLFSSKMNSSKRAGEAKFTCSGCERKFLLPTITNAYRCYKCDSVANSTLGSEQSRKDSGVCKHDQLNNAYPNGALLPPSASCSLSLSMTMGNKRAVICGVTYGKRKFKLEGTINDVNNMKNLLLDNFKFPIGCIRVLTEEQKDPNLIPTKKNILDSLNWLVKDCQSEDSLVFYFSGHGLQQPEDRKGDEIDGLDETICPVDFLREGMITDNEINSIIVQPLKQGVTLHAIIDACHSGTTLDLLYLCKKEKGSWKWKDNKPPHSKETMTTQTNGGLAICLSACEDGQMAADTAV from the exons atgaatgGTAAACATAAAACTGGATCACGGAGAAAGAATGTTCCTTTCCCCGCAAACACTAGTACAACTCGTTGCCTTTTTTCTTCTAAGATGAATAGTTCAAAGCGTGCTGGGGAAGCAAAATTTACCTGCAGTGGTTGCGAACGCAAGTTTCTATTACCTACAATCACAAATGCATACCGTTGCTATAAATGTGATAGTGTCGCCAATTCAACTTTAGGTTCTGAGCAATCAAGGAAAGACAGTGGAGTCTGCAAACATGATCAACTGAATAATGCTTACCCAAATGGAGCTTTGCTGCCACCTTCAGCTAGTTGTTCCTTGTCATTATCCATGACGATGGGTAACAAGCGTGCAGTTATATGTGGAGTTACATACGGGAAAAGGAAATTCAAGCTAGAAGGAACCATTAATGATGTTAATAACATGAAAAATCTACTTCTTGATAACTTTAAATTCCCAATTGGGTGCATACGTGTCCTTACAG AAGAACAGAAGGATCCCAATTTAATTCCAACAAAGAAGAACATACTGGATTCCTTAAATTGGCTCGTGAAGGACTGCCAGTCAGAGGACTCATTAGTCTTCTACTTCTCAGGACATGGTTTGCAACAACCAGAAGATCGCAAAGGAGATGAAATTGACGGGCTTGATGAAACTATTTGTCCTGTTGATTTTTTGAGAGAAGGAATGATCACTGACAATGAAATAAATTCTATCATTGTTCAACCACTCAAGCAAGGTGTCACACTTCATGCTATTATTGATGCTTGTCATAGTGGAACAACACTTGATCTTCTGTAtctttgcaaaaaagaaaa AGGCAGTTGGAAATGGAAGGATAACAAACCACCTCATAGTAAAGAAACTATGACAACACAAACAAATGGTGGACTTGCTATTTGCCTCAGTGCTTGTGAAGATGGTCAGATGGCTGCTGATACTGCA GTTTAA
- the LOC100796278 gene encoding uncharacterized protein isoform X1, whose translation MNGKHKTGSRRKNVPFPANTSTTRCLFSSKMNSSKRAGEAKFTCSGCERKFLLPTITNAYRCYKCDSVANSTLGSEQSRKDSGVCKHDQLNNAYPNGALLPPSASCSLSLSMTMGNKRAVICGVTYGKRKFKLEGTINDVNNMKNLLLDNFKFPIGCIRVLTEEQKDPNLIPTKKNILDSLNWLVKDCQSEDSLVFYFSGHGLQQPEDRKGDEIDGLDETICPVDFLREGMITDNEINSIIVQPLKQGVTLHAIIDACHSGTTLDLLYLCKKEKGSWKWKDNKPPHSKETMTTQTNGGLAICLSACEDGQMAADTAAFDGNRFNGLVTYLFSQIIRDNPEITYGGLLEKLHQEIGNIHQSKFSNSILKRIFHRKIDQDPHLSSSEKFDIATRIFKL comes from the exons atgaatgGTAAACATAAAACTGGATCACGGAGAAAGAATGTTCCTTTCCCCGCAAACACTAGTACAACTCGTTGCCTTTTTTCTTCTAAGATGAATAGTTCAAAGCGTGCTGGGGAAGCAAAATTTACCTGCAGTGGTTGCGAACGCAAGTTTCTATTACCTACAATCACAAATGCATACCGTTGCTATAAATGTGATAGTGTCGCCAATTCAACTTTAGGTTCTGAGCAATCAAGGAAAGACAGTGGAGTCTGCAAACATGATCAACTGAATAATGCTTACCCAAATGGAGCTTTGCTGCCACCTTCAGCTAGTTGTTCCTTGTCATTATCCATGACGATGGGTAACAAGCGTGCAGTTATATGTGGAGTTACATACGGGAAAAGGAAATTCAAGCTAGAAGGAACCATTAATGATGTTAATAACATGAAAAATCTACTTCTTGATAACTTTAAATTCCCAATTGGGTGCATACGTGTCCTTACAG AAGAACAGAAGGATCCCAATTTAATTCCAACAAAGAAGAACATACTGGATTCCTTAAATTGGCTCGTGAAGGACTGCCAGTCAGAGGACTCATTAGTCTTCTACTTCTCAGGACATGGTTTGCAACAACCAGAAGATCGCAAAGGAGATGAAATTGACGGGCTTGATGAAACTATTTGTCCTGTTGATTTTTTGAGAGAAGGAATGATCACTGACAATGAAATAAATTCTATCATTGTTCAACCACTCAAGCAAGGTGTCACACTTCATGCTATTATTGATGCTTGTCATAGTGGAACAACACTTGATCTTCTGTAtctttgcaaaaaagaaaa AGGCAGTTGGAAATGGAAGGATAACAAACCACCTCATAGTAAAGAAACTATGACAACACAAACAAATGGTGGACTTGCTATTTGCCTCAGTGCTTGTGAAGATGGTCAGATGGCTGCTGATACTGCA GCTTTTGATGGAAACAGGTTTAACGGTCTTGTGACCTATCTTTTCTCACAAATAATTAGAGATAATCCTGAAATAACATATGGTGGTTTACTAGAAAAGCTACATCAGGAAATTGGAAATATCCATCAAAGCAAATTCTCCAACAGCATCTTGAAACGTATTTTTCACCGAAAAATTGATCAG GATCCTCATTTATCATCGTCAGAGAAATTTGATATTGCTAcaagaatttttaaattgtga
- the LOC100820081 gene encoding monoacylglycerol lipase ABHD6, protein MLPKLSKCISFTASRDWLYRHLFASAGLRSVATDLGEGTTMHCWVPKMHKPCKPSLVLVHGFGANAMWQYGEHIRHFMGHFNVYVPDLVFFGESFTSRPERSESFQAECVVKMMEAHGVHKMSLVGISYGGFVGYRVAAHFPEVVEKIVLCCAGVCLEEVDMENGLFRVSNLDEASSILLPQTPDKLRELMKLSFVRPARGVPTWFLQDFIQVMCTDYIEQKRELLEAILKGRHLSDLPKIQQPTLILWGEQDQIFPLELGHRLKRHIGGNAQMAVIKNAGHAVNLEKAKEFGMHLKAFLIDSNTTKSCPTSPFSAGGNIHF, encoded by the exons ATGTTGCCCAAACTCTCAAAATGCATCAGCTTCACCGCTTCGCGGGACTGGTTGTACCGTCATTTGTTCGCCTCCGCGGGGCTCCGGTCGGTGGCCACCGACCTCGGCGAAGGAACCACCATGCATTGCTGGGTACCCAAAATGCACAAGCCATGCAAGCCAAGTCTCGTACTTGTTCACGGTTTTGGCGCCAATGCGATGTGGCAATACGGGGAACACATTCGGCACTTCATGGGGCACTTCAACGTGTACGTGCCAGACCTTGTGTTCTTCGGCGAGTCCTTCACGTCTCGACCTGAGAGGAGCGAGTCCTTTCAGGCGGAGTGCGTGGTGAAGATGATGGAGGCTCATGGGGTGCACAAAATGAGCTTGGTGGGGATCAGCTATGGTGGGTTTGTGGGGTACCGTGTGGCTGCTCACTTCCCTGAGGTGGTGGAGAAGATTGTTCTTTGTTGTGCTGGGGTTTGCTTGGAGGAGGTTGACATGGAAAATGGTTTGTTCAGGGTTTCCAATTTGGATGAGGCTTCCAGCATTTTGTTGCCACAAACACCGGACAAGCTCAGGGAATTGATGAAGTTGTCCTTTGTCAGGCCTGCCAGGGGTGTGCCTACTTGGTTCCTTCAAGATTTCATTCAA GTGATGTGTACAGACTACATTGAACAGAAGAGAGAATTGCTTGAGGCAATACTGAAAGGTCGGCATCTTTCTGATCTTCCTAAGATCCAACAG CCTACTCTAATTTTGTGGGGAGAGCAAGATCAGATATTCCCTCTGGAGTTAGGACACAGATTAAAAAG GCATATAGGGGGAAATGCTCAAATGGCAGTCATCAAGAATGCAGGGCATGCAGTGAACCTAGAAAAGGCCAAAGAGTTTGGTATGCACTTGAAAGCATTCCTTATAGATTCTAATACTACAAAGTCATGTCCCACCTCACCGTTTTCTGCTGGGGGGaatattcatttttaa
- the LOC100795758 gene encoding metacaspase-1 isoform X2 has protein sequence MNKGQSCQSCSLILIAQYTYTSLLYIPFWLLHVWHAEKTNVQKMDKSRTTRKYVYIPKTTPQGFVSPNINSSEHAGEATPTCFVSPKIDALNYYNSRKDVPFPTNTSTARCLVSSKISSSKLAGEAKLTCSGCQRKFLLPKITNAYRCYKCNSVTNSTIGSEQSRKDSGVFKHDQLNNAYPNGALLPPSASCSLSLSMTMGNKRAVICGVTYGKRKFKLEGTINDVNNMKNLLLDKFKFPIGCIRVLTEEEKDANLIPTKRNILESLKWLVKDCKSEDSLVFYFSGHGLQQPEYCKGDEIDGLDETICPVDFVREGMITDNDINSTIVQPLKKGVTLHAVIDACHSGTTLDLMYLCKKEKGSWNWKDSKPPHSKKPMTKTNGGLSICLSACKDSLMAADTAV, from the exons ATGAACAAAGGTCAGAGTTGTCAATCCTGCAGCCTTATCTTAATTGCTCAATATACATATACTAGTCTCCTATATATACCCTTCTGGTTGTTGCATGTTTGGCATGCAGAGAAAACTAACGTTCAAAAAATGGATAAATCTAGAACAACGAGAAAGTACGTTTATATTCCAAAAACTACACCTCAAGGCTTTGTTTCCCCAAATATTAATAGTTCAGAGCATGCTGGGGAAGCAACACCTACCTGCTTTGTTTCCCCAAAGATTGATGCTTTGAACTACTACAACTCGAGAAAGGATGTTCCTTTCCCGACAAACACTAGTACGGCTCGTTGCCTTGTTTCTTCAAAGATTAGTAGTTCAAAGCTTGCTGGGGAAGCAAAACTTACCTGCAGTGGTTGCCAACGCAAGTTTCTATTACCTAAAATCACAAATGCATACCGTTGCTATAAATGTAATAGTGTCACCAATTCAACTATAGGTTCTGAGCAATCAAGGAAAGACAGTGGAGTCTTCAAACATGATCAACTGAATAATGCTTACCCAAATGGAGCTTTGCTGCCACCTTCAGCTAGTTGTTCCTTGTCATTATCCATGACGATGGGTAACAAGCGTGCAGTTATATGTGGAGTTACATACGGGAAAAGGAAATTCAAGCTAGAAGGAACCATTAATGATGTTAATAACATGAAAAATCTActtcttgataaatttaaattccCAATTGGGTGCATACGTGTCCTCACAG AAGAAGAGAAGGACGCCAATTTAATTCCAACAAAGAGGAACATACTGGAATCCTTAAAGTGGCTTGTGAAGGACTGCAAGTCGGAGGACTCATTAGTGTTCTACTTCTCTGGACATGGTCTGCAACAACCTGAATATTGCAAAGGAGATGAAATTGACGGGCTTGATGAAACTATTTGTCCTGTTGATTTTGTGAGAGAAGGAATGATCACTGACAATGATATAAATTCTACCATTGTTCAACCACTCAAGAAAGGTGTCACACTTCATGCTGTCATTGATGCTTGTCATAGTGGAACAACACTTGATCTTATGTAtctttgcaaaaaagaaaa AGGCAGTTGGAATTGGAAGGATAGCAAACCACCCCATAGTAAAAAACCTATGACAAAAACAAATGGTGGACTTTCTATTTGCCTCAGTGCTTGTAAAGATAGTCTGATGGCTGCTGATACCGCG GTTTAA
- the LOC100785521 gene encoding 7-deoxyloganetin glucosyltransferase produces MSYNEERKPHAVLTPYPVQGHVNPLLKLAKLLHLRGFYITFVHTEYNYKRLLKSRGPNALDGLPDFRFVSIPDGLPPLDDANVTQHVPSLCDSIRKNFLKPYCNLVRSLNHSATEHGGTIPPVTCLVSDGCMPFTIQAAQQLGLPNLIFWPASACSFLSIINFPTLVEKGLTPLKDESYMRNGYLNSKVDWIPGMKNFRLKDIPDFIRTTDLNDVMLQFFIEVANKVQRNSTILFNTFDELEGDVMNALSSMFPSLYPIGPFPLLLNQSPQSHLASLGSNLWKEDPECLEWLESKESGSVVYVNFGSITVMSAEQLLEFAWGLANSKKPFLWIIRPDLVIGGSVILSSEFVNETRDRSLIASWCPQEQVLNHPSICGFLTHCGWNSTTESVCAGVPMLCWPFFADQPTNCRYICNEWEIGIQIDTNVKREEVEKLVSELMVGEKGKKMREKTMGLKKKAEEATRPSGCSYMNLDKVIKKVLLH; encoded by the exons aTGAGCTATAACGAGGAGAGAAAACCGCACGCTGTGTTGACTCCATATCCAGTTCAAGGCCATGTGAACCCTTTGTTAAAACTAGCGAAGCTGCTTCACCTGAGAGGCTTTTACATAACCTTTGTTCACACTGAGTACAACTACAAACGCTTGCTCAAATCAAGGGGTCCTAATGCCCTTGATGGCCTACCAGATTTTAGATTTGTGAGCATCCCAGAtggccttcctcccttggatgATGCTAATGTTACTCAGCACGTACCCTCTCTCTGTGACTCTATCAGAAAGAACTTCCTCAAACCCTATTGCAACCTTGTGCGTTCACTTAACCACTCTGCCACTGAGCATGGGGGTACCATACCCCCAGTTACTTGCTTGGTCTCTGACGGTTGCATGCCCTTTACTATACAAGCTGCTCAACAACTTGGACTCCCTAACCTTATCTTTTGGCCTGCTAGTGCCTGTTCATTCTTGTCTATCATCAACTTTCCCACTCTAGTTGAGAAAGGTCTCACACCACTCAAAG atGAGAGTTATATGAGAAATGGGTATTTGAACTCAAAAGTGGACTGGATTCCTGGAATGAAGAACTTCCGGCTGAAGGACATACCTGACTTCATAAGGACAACGGATCTAAATGATGTGATGTTGCAATTTTTCATTGAAGTTGCAAATAAAGTTCAGAGAAACTCCACTATTCTTTTCAACACTTTTGACGAACTTGAGGGTGATGTTATGAATGCTCTATCTTCCATGTTCCCTTCTCTTTATCCAATTGGTCCTTTCCCTTTACTTTTAAATCAAAGTCCACAAAGCCACTTGGCATCTTTAGGTTCCAATCTTTGGAAGGAAGATCCAGAGTGTCTTGAATGGCTTGAATCCAAGGAATCTGGATCCGTTGTTTATGTGAATTTTGGCAGCATCACAGTTATGTCTGCAGAACAACTCTTGGAGTTTGCTTGGGGTTTGGCCAACAGCAAGAAACCCTTTTTGTGGATCATTAGGCCTGACCTTGTCATTGGTGGATCCGTGATTTTGTCATCTGAGTTTGTGAATGAAACAAGAGACAGAAGCCTAATAGCAAGTTGGTGTCCACAAGAGCAAGTGCTGAACCATCCTTCAATTTGTGGATTCTTGACTCATTGTGGATGGAACTCAACTACTGAAAGTGTTTGTGCTGGAGTGCCAATGTTGTGTTGGCCATTTTTTGCAGATCAGCCAACAAACTGTAGATATATCTGCAATGAATGGGAGATTGGGATTCAAATTGATACAAATGTGAAAAGAGAGGAGGTGGAGAAGCTGGTGAGTGAATTGATGGTAGGAGAGAAGGGAAAGAAGATGAGAGAAAAGACCATGGGGTTAAAGAAGAAGGCAGAGGAGGCCACCAGGCCCAGTGGGTGTTCATACATGAACTTGGACAAAGTAATTAAGAAGGTGTTGCTTCATTAG
- the LOC100795758 gene encoding metacaspase-3 isoform X1 encodes MNKGQSCQSCSLILIAQYTYTSLLYIPFWLLHVWHAEKTNVQKMDKSRTTRKYVYIPKTTPQGFVSPNINSSEHAGEATPTCFVSPKIDALNYYNSRKDVPFPTNTSTARCLVSSKISSSKLAGEAKLTCSGCQRKFLLPKITNAYRCYKCNSVTNSTIGSEQSRKDSGVFKHDQLNNAYPNGALLPPSASCSLSLSMTMGNKRAVICGVTYGKRKFKLEGTINDVNNMKNLLLDKFKFPIGCIRVLTEEEKDANLIPTKRNILESLKWLVKDCKSEDSLVFYFSGHGLQQPEYCKGDEIDGLDETICPVDFVREGMITDNDINSTIVQPLKKGVTLHAVIDACHSGTTLDLMYLCKKEKGSWNWKDSKPPHSKKPMTKTNGGLSICLSACKDSLMAADTAAFDGNRFNGILTYLFSKIIREHSDEITYVGLLEKIHEEIGKIHQSNFCNSFLKRIFQSKIDQDPFLSSSEKFDIARSIFKL; translated from the exons ATGAACAAAGGTCAGAGTTGTCAATCCTGCAGCCTTATCTTAATTGCTCAATATACATATACTAGTCTCCTATATATACCCTTCTGGTTGTTGCATGTTTGGCATGCAGAGAAAACTAACGTTCAAAAAATGGATAAATCTAGAACAACGAGAAAGTACGTTTATATTCCAAAAACTACACCTCAAGGCTTTGTTTCCCCAAATATTAATAGTTCAGAGCATGCTGGGGAAGCAACACCTACCTGCTTTGTTTCCCCAAAGATTGATGCTTTGAACTACTACAACTCGAGAAAGGATGTTCCTTTCCCGACAAACACTAGTACGGCTCGTTGCCTTGTTTCTTCAAAGATTAGTAGTTCAAAGCTTGCTGGGGAAGCAAAACTTACCTGCAGTGGTTGCCAACGCAAGTTTCTATTACCTAAAATCACAAATGCATACCGTTGCTATAAATGTAATAGTGTCACCAATTCAACTATAGGTTCTGAGCAATCAAGGAAAGACAGTGGAGTCTTCAAACATGATCAACTGAATAATGCTTACCCAAATGGAGCTTTGCTGCCACCTTCAGCTAGTTGTTCCTTGTCATTATCCATGACGATGGGTAACAAGCGTGCAGTTATATGTGGAGTTACATACGGGAAAAGGAAATTCAAGCTAGAAGGAACCATTAATGATGTTAATAACATGAAAAATCTActtcttgataaatttaaattccCAATTGGGTGCATACGTGTCCTCACAG AAGAAGAGAAGGACGCCAATTTAATTCCAACAAAGAGGAACATACTGGAATCCTTAAAGTGGCTTGTGAAGGACTGCAAGTCGGAGGACTCATTAGTGTTCTACTTCTCTGGACATGGTCTGCAACAACCTGAATATTGCAAAGGAGATGAAATTGACGGGCTTGATGAAACTATTTGTCCTGTTGATTTTGTGAGAGAAGGAATGATCACTGACAATGATATAAATTCTACCATTGTTCAACCACTCAAGAAAGGTGTCACACTTCATGCTGTCATTGATGCTTGTCATAGTGGAACAACACTTGATCTTATGTAtctttgcaaaaaagaaaa AGGCAGTTGGAATTGGAAGGATAGCAAACCACCCCATAGTAAAAAACCTATGACAAAAACAAATGGTGGACTTTCTATTTGCCTCAGTGCTTGTAAAGATAGTCTGATGGCTGCTGATACCGCG GCTTTTGATGGAAACAGGTTTAACGGTATATTGACATATCTTTTCTCAAAAATAATCAGAGAACATTCTGATGAAATAACATATGTTGGTTTACTAGAAAAGATACATGAGGAAATTGGAAAGATTCACCAAAGCAATTTCTGTAACAGCTTCTTGAAACGTATTTTTCAAAGTAAAATTGACCAG GACCCTTTTTTATCATCGTCGGAGAAATTTGATATTGCTAGAAGCATATTTAAATTGTGA